In Spirochaeta thermophila DSM 6578, the following proteins share a genomic window:
- a CDS encoding M28 family metallopeptidase, with product MASRVIFERIEVRRIKALLEEWIRRFPSRLAGTPGCDEAGAAIEEAFRQAGTKAWRESFVCSPDAFMGYHVYVFLLYAVGVVFLAYGWPVVAGLCFLVGLAMDLGEFVLFLPVVDRFFPRRVCRNVIAEIPAAGEERLVVYVCAHHDAARELPYLKRRQVLYPLKVLGGEAFTLGAALCALGVGLGWWTLGPGWVIFFVLGIPFLFQRATFVFRHGVPGAGDNLVACAMLVELARLYARRPPQYVTLRLVSFDAEESGLRGSAAFVRRHRDELQGTPVVVLNIDSIYRREDLQILVSDINGLLLLSGELASRVARWAEEAGVGLPVRRMTFGGGGTDAASFARAGLPTISLIGIANRMIRRRLVYHTMADLPPAVEDEAVRDLMKALLVGLRRLDEEGYAVYKEGKTVPKGGRDEGATRDRRGGVRG from the coding sequence ATGGCTTCCCGTGTGATATTCGAACGCATCGAGGTAAGGCGGATCAAGGCCCTGCTGGAGGAGTGGATACGTCGTTTCCCCTCGCGGCTCGCTGGCACCCCAGGGTGTGATGAGGCCGGAGCGGCGATCGAAGAGGCCTTCCGGCAGGCAGGGACAAAGGCGTGGAGGGAGTCGTTCGTCTGTAGCCCCGATGCCTTCATGGGCTACCATGTCTACGTCTTCCTCCTCTACGCGGTGGGGGTGGTCTTTCTCGCCTATGGCTGGCCTGTTGTTGCAGGACTCTGCTTTCTCGTAGGGCTCGCCATGGACCTCGGCGAGTTCGTGCTCTTCCTCCCTGTGGTGGACAGGTTTTTTCCCCGCCGTGTGTGCAGGAACGTGATCGCCGAGATCCCTGCTGCAGGGGAGGAGCGCCTGGTGGTCTACGTGTGCGCGCACCACGATGCAGCCCGCGAGCTCCCCTACCTCAAGCGGAGGCAGGTCCTCTACCCCCTCAAGGTCCTCGGAGGCGAGGCCTTCACCCTTGGGGCGGCGCTCTGTGCCCTGGGCGTGGGGCTCGGGTGGTGGACCCTCGGGCCGGGGTGGGTGATCTTCTTTGTGCTGGGGATTCCCTTTCTCTTCCAGCGTGCCACCTTTGTCTTCAGGCACGGGGTGCCGGGGGCGGGCGACAACCTCGTCGCCTGCGCCATGCTGGTGGAGCTCGCCCGGCTCTATGCCCGAAGGCCACCACAGTACGTCACGCTCCGCCTCGTGAGCTTCGACGCCGAGGAGTCGGGCCTCCGGGGTTCGGCGGCCTTTGTACGACGGCACCGGGATGAGCTTCAGGGAACGCCTGTGGTGGTGCTCAACATCGACAGCATCTACCGGAGGGAGGACCTGCAGATCCTCGTCTCCGACATCAACGGGCTGCTTCTCCTCTCCGGCGAGCTCGCTTCCCGGGTGGCTCGGTGGGCCGAGGAGGCGGGTGTGGGGCTCCCTGTGAGGCGCATGACCTTTGGCGGTGGCGGTACGGATGCCGCCTCGTTTGCACGCGCAGGCCTTCCGACCATTTCTTTGATCGGGATTGCCAACCGGATGATACGGCGGAGGCTCGTCTACCACACCATGGCCGACCTGCCCCCTGCGGTGGAGGATGAGGCGGTGAGGGACCTCATGAAGGCGCTTCTCGTGGGTCTCCGGAGGCTTGATGAGGAGGGGTATGCCGTCTATAAGGAAGGGAAGACCGTGCCGAAAGGAGGACGGGATGAAGGTGCGACTCGTGATAGACGAGGAGGTGTTCGAGGCTGA
- a CDS encoding cyclophilin-like fold protein, with product MKVRLVIDEEVFEAELFDTPLGRAIAALLPVEGRGAFWGSEIYFPIALRRSLERPQELVQPGDLAYWPGGPSFCIFWGPTPISGPGEIRPASEVEVFGRITSDLAGFDRVKRPVVRVERVE from the coding sequence ATGAAGGTGCGACTCGTGATAGACGAGGAGGTGTTCGAGGCTGAGCTCTTCGATACCCCTCTGGGAAGGGCGATCGCTGCGCTCCTCCCCGTGGAGGGGAGGGGGGCCTTCTGGGGGAGCGAGATCTATTTCCCCATCGCCCTGAGGAGGTCGCTGGAACGGCCACAGGAGCTCGTGCAGCCCGGGGATCTCGCCTACTGGCCCGGCGGTCCCTCGTTCTGCATCTTCTGGGGACCCACCCCCATAAGCGGCCCCGGGGAGATACGTCCTGCGAGCGAGGTGGAGGTCTTCGGGAGAATCACCTCTGACCTGGCCGGCTTCGATCGCGTGAAGCGGCCGGTGGTGCGCGTGGAGCGGGTGGAGTGA
- a CDS encoding TetR/AcrR family transcriptional regulator translates to MSELKKVIYKAHRKNQRERILNAAGKLFLEKGVDSVSIEAIAKEAMITRRTIYQYFDNKFEIALYCAH, encoded by the coding sequence ATGAGTGAACTCAAGAAGGTGATATACAAGGCCCATCGTAAGAATCAACGGGAAAGAATATTGAATGCTGCGGGGAAACTTTTTCTCGAAAAGGGAGTGGATAGTGTGAGTATAGAGGCTATTGCCAAGGAAGCAATGATTACAAGGAGAACTATATATCAGTATTTCGATAATAAATTTGAAATAGCACTGTACTGCGCCCATTAA
- a CDS encoding IS256 family transposase, with product MTHVPATHSTLSRLMRQVEDQVREHVLQTYKSYLERLLEALRDAVVGRDRYARGGPEDVSYYRYGYRKWKTVQVPWGTLTEVRVPRIRTSCGKEVRLVTYEHRLKALTEELLLGYVGGMSARTWTILLRELGIGEAHPQTLLRLIRRLREEKERWRKRPLSGVKALVLDGVWAKRRGSDQKKLVVLSAVGVKEDGTHELLDWIVAAREDRASYERLLTGLYERGLEEVELVVADEAEGIWQAVETVYPEAKKQICLWHLQRTLEQKLLQDMGERKGKNADLQKERRAFRAEYWKLFEAGGKEEAEGACEAFVKKWAPKAPRMTAALLWRKERLFSYLELPYAWKKKVRTSNLAENLVRHMRSFLRRYPGYMSLAHADEVVGLYVVGMQVIQEVGRRTPYQLQRNFNTPP from the coding sequence ATGACACATGTACCTGCGACACACTCTACCCTTTCTCGCCTGATGAGGCAAGTGGAAGACCAGGTACGGGAGCACGTCCTCCAGACGTACAAGAGCTACCTGGAGCGCCTCCTTGAGGCACTCAGAGATGCGGTAGTGGGAAGAGACCGATATGCCAGAGGAGGTCCTGAGGACGTCTCCTACTACCGGTACGGCTACAGGAAGTGGAAGACCGTGCAGGTCCCATGGGGAACCCTTACTGAGGTACGCGTGCCGCGTATCCGTACCAGCTGCGGGAAAGAGGTGAGGCTGGTGACCTATGAGCACAGGCTCAAGGCCCTCACCGAGGAACTTCTGCTTGGGTATGTGGGAGGGATGAGTGCGCGGACGTGGACCATTCTCTTACGGGAGCTGGGGATAGGAGAGGCTCACCCGCAGACCCTGCTGAGGCTCATCAGACGTCTTCGCGAAGAGAAAGAGCGGTGGCGGAAGCGGCCCCTCAGCGGGGTGAAGGCCCTTGTGCTGGATGGGGTATGGGCCAAGAGGCGGGGGAGCGATCAGAAGAAGCTGGTGGTCTTAAGTGCCGTGGGGGTGAAGGAGGACGGGACACACGAGCTGCTTGACTGGATCGTTGCAGCGCGTGAGGACCGAGCGAGCTACGAGCGACTCCTTACCGGGCTCTACGAGCGGGGGCTTGAGGAGGTGGAGCTGGTGGTGGCCGATGAGGCAGAAGGCATCTGGCAGGCGGTGGAGACCGTGTATCCCGAGGCGAAAAAGCAGATATGTCTGTGGCACCTGCAGCGGACGCTTGAACAGAAGCTCCTGCAGGATATGGGGGAACGGAAGGGGAAGAACGCAGACCTCCAGAAGGAGAGGCGAGCTTTTCGAGCGGAGTACTGGAAGCTCTTTGAGGCAGGAGGGAAGGAGGAGGCAGAGGGTGCGTGTGAGGCATTCGTGAAGAAGTGGGCGCCGAAGGCTCCCCGGATGACGGCCGCCCTCCTGTGGCGGAAGGAGCGGCTCTTCTCCTATCTGGAGTTACCCTATGCGTGGAAGAAGAAGGTGAGGACGAGCAACCTTGCGGAGAACCTGGTTCGGCACATGAGGAGCTTTCTGCGACGGTATCCCGGGTATATGAGTCTTGCCCATGCGGATGAGGTGGTAGGCCTCTACGTGGTGGGCATGCAGGTGATACAAGAGGTGGGGAGACGCACCCCTTATCAGCTCCAGCGTAATTTCAACACTCCCCCTTGA
- a CDS encoding transposase, whose amino-acid sequence MEQRRGRGRNEYPVRAMWNSLVAGIVFQHPSIEQLRRELLRNGQLRDLCGCDPTRGSDAVPSASAYSRFLSTLRKRSIREALVRVFTSLVDQCYRELPGFGRRLGADGKGIASVARRRGKGAGDRRGEHDADWGCHEYVYQNERGEVQKSVKKWFGFTVHLLADTAYELPVAFTVSRASKHEVPVMRKLIRSLDRHRPHILKAAEVFTADRGYDDGTLIDLLWHEHRIKPVIDIRNLWKDGEQTRLVPGTRNVVYDYQGTVSCVCMATGTQREMAYRGFEEKRGTLKYGCPAVHYGYECAGKASCPLASCIRIPLSTDRRVFTPLARSSYRWKREYAKRTALERIHSRLDRSFSLELHTIRGQEKLSVHLTLVFSVMSALALGRVRENQPNQIRSLLRPAA is encoded by the coding sequence CTGGAACAGAGGCGGGGGAGAGGCCGGAATGAATATCCGGTACGGGCGATGTGGAACTCGCTCGTTGCGGGGATAGTGTTTCAGCACCCGAGCATCGAGCAGCTACGCCGGGAGCTCTTGCGGAACGGGCAACTGAGGGACCTGTGTGGATGTGATCCTACCCGGGGAAGCGATGCGGTACCCAGTGCCAGCGCGTACAGCCGGTTTCTTTCCACCTTGAGGAAGCGGAGTATCCGGGAAGCACTGGTAAGGGTGTTTACCAGCCTGGTGGATCAGTGCTACCGGGAGCTGCCTGGATTTGGGCGGCGGCTGGGAGCCGATGGGAAGGGGATAGCAAGCGTTGCCCGTCGAAGGGGGAAGGGTGCCGGAGACCGGCGAGGGGAGCACGATGCGGACTGGGGGTGTCATGAGTATGTGTATCAGAATGAACGGGGGGAGGTGCAGAAGTCGGTAAAGAAATGGTTCGGGTTTACGGTGCACCTCCTTGCGGATACAGCGTATGAACTGCCGGTGGCCTTTACGGTGAGTCGGGCCTCAAAGCACGAGGTGCCGGTGATGCGAAAGCTGATTCGGTCCCTGGATCGCCATAGGCCGCATATACTCAAGGCGGCGGAAGTGTTCACGGCCGACCGGGGCTATGATGATGGCACGTTGATAGATCTGTTGTGGCACGAGCACCGGATCAAACCGGTCATCGATATTCGCAACCTGTGGAAAGATGGAGAACAGACCAGGCTGGTCCCGGGGACAAGAAATGTGGTGTATGACTACCAAGGGACGGTGAGTTGTGTCTGTATGGCCACGGGGACGCAGCGGGAGATGGCCTACCGGGGATTTGAAGAGAAGCGGGGCACGTTGAAGTACGGCTGTCCTGCGGTGCACTATGGGTATGAGTGTGCAGGCAAAGCCTCCTGTCCCTTGGCCTCCTGTATTCGGATCCCCCTCTCCACGGACCGCAGAGTCTTCACGCCTCTCGCCCGATCTTCGTATCGGTGGAAGCGGGAGTATGCCAAGCGAACGGCCTTGGAGCGGATCCACAGCCGGCTGGATCGAAGCTTTAGCCTGGAACTCCACACGATCCGGGGGCAGGAGAAACTGTCGGTTCACCTCACGCTGGTGTTTTCTGTCATGAGTGCCCTTGCCCTGGGACGAGTGCGAGAGAACCAGCCAAACCAGATACGCTCCCTGCTCAGGCCTGCGGCCTAA
- a CDS encoding divergent PAP2 family protein — MGNGLVRVLSHPVFLSGFLSWFCAQVIKLLVEALKRRRRFASPLLPVVLWKTGGMPSSHSALVTALATSIGFHDGADSSLFFLSVFYAAIIIRDAVGVRKAAGQQAQVLNRLGEGVREKLGVEFTPVKEVTHGHTFPEVGVGMVLGFSIALVVSLLS, encoded by the coding sequence ATGGGAAACGGTCTCGTTCGGGTGCTCTCTCATCCGGTGTTCCTGTCCGGTTTCTTGAGTTGGTTCTGTGCGCAGGTGATCAAGCTCCTGGTGGAGGCGTTGAAGAGGAGACGGAGATTCGCCTCTCCCCTGCTCCCCGTGGTCCTCTGGAAGACGGGTGGGATGCCTTCGAGCCATTCGGCCCTGGTGACCGCCCTCGCGACTTCGATCGGGTTCCATGATGGGGCCGATTCCTCGCTCTTCTTCCTGAGTGTCTTCTACGCCGCCATCATCATAAGGGATGCAGTGGGGGTGCGGAAGGCGGCGGGTCAGCAGGCACAGGTCCTCAATCGTCTTGGTGAGGGCGTTCGGGAGAAGCTGGGGGTGGAGTTCACGCCGGTGAAGGAGGTGACCCACGGCCATACCTTCCCGGAAGTGGGGGTGGGTATGGTCCTCGGTTTCTCCATCGCCCTGGTGGTGAGTCTTCTCTCGTAG